One stretch of Halobaculum marinum DNA includes these proteins:
- a CDS encoding DUF7556 family protein, with translation MTTRHTGGDPGEVMASVDEHSAEFVIADLACDDAWISVGESDAPVLENWC, from the coding sequence ATGACAACGAGGCACACGGGGGGCGACCCCGGAGAGGTCATGGCGTCGGTCGACGAACACTCCGCAGAGTTCGTCATCGCCGACCTCGCGTGCGACGACGCCTGGATCTCCGTCGGCGAGTCCGACGCCCCGGTGCTCGAGAACTGGTGTTGA